A single window of Gossypium hirsutum isolate 1008001.06 chromosome A10, Gossypium_hirsutum_v2.1, whole genome shotgun sequence DNA harbors:
- the LOC121208268 gene encoding thioredoxin-like protein AAED1, chloroplastic, with protein sequence MAMMTCSRIFLCYSTPRSQFPTVISSPSHFLTPKKATYKSTKHITLNANGGNSRFMARVSSSSAAEFPTNIGDMLSEVTIFTASGQPVLFKDLWDQTEGVAVVAFLRHFGCFCCWELASALKEAKPKFDSAGVKLIAVGVGTPDRARILAERVPFPMDSLYADPERKAYDVLGLYYGLGRTFFNPASAKVFSRLDKVKKAMENYTIKATPDDTSSVLQQGGMFVFKGKQLLYARKDEGTGDHAPLDDIFDVCCKTPVA encoded by the exons ATGGCGATGATGACTTGTTCAAGGATTTTTCTCTGTTATTCAACTCCAAGATCCCAATTCCCTACAGTCATTTCTTCTCCTTCTCACTTCCTTACTCCAAAGAAAGCTACCTATAAATCCACCAAACATATTACTTTGAACGCCAACGGTGGTAACTCTCGTTTCATGGCCCGAGTCTCTTCTTCCTCTGCCGCTGAATTCCCCACCAACATCGGCGATATGCTCAGCGAAGTTACCATTTTCACCGCTTCGGGTCAACCCGTTCTGTTCAAAGACCTCTGGGACCAAACCGAG GGAGTAGCGGTTGTTGCATTTTTGAGGCATTTCGGATGCTTTTGCtg TTGGGAACTTGCTTCAGCTTTGAAAGAAGCAAAGCCAAAATTCGACTCAGCTGGTGTGAAATTAATTGCTGTTGGGGTTGGTACTCCTGATAGAGCTCGTATCCTTGCAGAGCGG GTACCATTTCCAATGGACTCCCTATATGCTGATCCTGAACGTAAG GCATATGATGTTCTGGGTTTATACTATGGTCTTGGGCGCACATTTTTCAATCCAGCCAGT GCGAAGGTGTTCTCAAGACTTGACAAAGTGAAGAAAGCTATGGAAAACTATACCATCAAAGCAACTCCAGATGATACAAGCAGTGTCTTACAACAG GGAGGGATGTTCGTATTCAAAGGTAAACAGTTGTTGTACGCACGAAAAGACGAAGGGACCGGAGATCATGCTCCCCTAGATGATATCTTTGATGTTTGTTGCAAAACCCCTGTTGCATGA